The Candidatus Accumulibacter similis genome has a segment encoding these proteins:
- a CDS encoding IS66 family transposase, with amino-acid sequence MPRGGDPVHQRLSDAGFTVSRPWLTQIAQQGSALLEAIHEAQLASIRESRVKAMDETPIKAGHGGPGKLKRGYFWPVHGERDEICFPFFESREIKHVEAALGLTPAERAVLLSDGYHAYAHYAAKTGITHAQCWTHTRRGFFEAQAAEPEAGAEALALIGELYQVEEDIRQAGLSGERKKDHRLAHARPVVERFFAWIDERFAAQGLLPSNPLTKALAYARDRRFGLEVFLTDPDVPIDTNHLERALRVIPMGRRNWMFCWTELGARHVGILQSLIVTCRLHDINPYDYLVDVLQRVGQHPADRVHELTPRCWKDLFAANPLRSPLHRQAPWAGRMPQGYGQGAATRQATQHVNGVLPHLLDHDGGRFQSPAGRQRPALGLTEDVENHALAFTRPAEAVSHPMALRPDRPQVEFRGKQLEGRVEVGQIVRHTSHLLPVMLDQLRQLRAFGDQGHNDVVLCHEKCSRSVKTKAFSWSRRSGAGGGCSIMPQLTTLAPDIVPGILDGRLPHHLIVHELAISPPVR; translated from the coding sequence GTGCCTCGCGGCGGCGATCCTGTTCACCAACGCCTCAGCGATGCGGGTTTCACCGTCAGCCGGCCGTGGCTGACGCAGATCGCCCAGCAAGGGTCGGCCCTGCTCGAGGCGATCCACGAGGCGCAGTTGGCGTCGATTCGCGAGTCCAGGGTCAAGGCGATGGATGAAACGCCGATCAAGGCCGGACACGGCGGGCCCGGGAAGCTGAAGCGAGGCTATTTCTGGCCCGTCCATGGAGAACGCGACGAGATCTGTTTCCCCTTCTTCGAGAGCCGCGAGATCAAGCACGTCGAGGCAGCGCTGGGGCTGACGCCTGCCGAGCGAGCGGTGCTGCTGTCGGATGGCTACCACGCCTATGCCCACTATGCGGCGAAGACCGGGATCACGCATGCCCAGTGCTGGACGCACACCCGTCGTGGCTTCTTCGAGGCGCAGGCCGCCGAACCGGAAGCCGGAGCCGAGGCGCTGGCGCTGATCGGCGAGTTGTATCAGGTCGAGGAAGACATCCGCCAGGCCGGGCTGAGTGGCGAGCGCAAGAAGGATCATCGGCTGGCGCATGCCAGGCCGGTCGTCGAGCGCTTCTTCGCCTGGATCGATGAACGGTTCGCGGCGCAGGGTCTGCTGCCGAGCAATCCGCTGACCAAGGCGCTGGCCTATGCCCGCGACCGCCGCTTTGGACTGGAAGTGTTTCTCACCGACCCGGACGTGCCGATCGATACGAATCATCTCGAGCGGGCCCTGCGCGTGATTCCGATGGGTCGCCGCAACTGGATGTTCTGCTGGACCGAACTCGGTGCCCGCCACGTCGGCATCCTGCAGAGCCTGATCGTCACCTGCCGGCTGCACGACATCAACCCGTATGACTACCTGGTCGATGTCCTGCAGCGCGTCGGACAGCACCCGGCCGACCGGGTCCACGAGCTCACGCCCCGCTGCTGGAAAGATCTCTTCGCCGCCAACCCGCTGCGCTCTCCCTTGCACCGGCAGGCTCCATGGGCGGGGCGAATGCCGCAGGGTTACGGCCAGGGTGCCGCTACGCGGCAGGCGACGCAGCACGTCAATGGCGTTCTTCCGCATCTGCTCGATCATGACGGTGGTCGCTTCCAGTCCCCGGCGGGCCGTCAGCGCCCCGCCTTGGGCCTCACGGAAGATGTCGAGAACCATGCGCTGGCATTCACGCGGCCGGCAGAAGCGGTTTCGCACCCTATGGCCCTTCGCCCGGATCGTCCGCAGGTCGAATTCCGGGGAAAACAGCTAGAGGGTCGCGTCGAGGTGGGCCAGATCGTCCGCCACACGTCCCATCTCCTTCCGGTGATGCTCGATCAGCTCCGCCAGCTCCGCGCGTTTGGTGATCAGGGCCACAACGACGTGGTTCTCTGCCATGAGAAATGCTCCCGTTCAGTGAAAACGAAAGCATTCTCGTGGAGCAGGCGGTCGGGTGCCGGGGGTGGTTGCTCCATAATGCCGCAGTTGACCACGCTGGCGCCCGACATAGTGCCCGGCATCCTGGATGGCCGCTTGCCGCACCACCTCATCGTGCATGAGCTGGCGATCAGTCCGCCGGTGCGATGA
- a CDS encoding antibiotic biosynthesis monooxygenase, giving the protein MTAFNVVRFRVKPGREQEFLDAHMMVSRDWPGLRRVNMLQTGDSSYCLIAEWDDMDSLAKARPRMIATLDSFRDTLQDLGGGLGVTDAVSGPVVLDLK; this is encoded by the coding sequence ATGACCGCCTTCAATGTCGTGCGCTTCCGGGTGAAGCCGGGGCGCGAGCAAGAATTTCTGGATGCGCATATGATGGTCTCGCGCGATTGGCCCGGCCTGAGGCGGGTCAACATGCTGCAGACGGGTGACAGCAGCTACTGCCTGATTGCCGAGTGGGACGACATGGACAGCCTTGCCAAAGCGCGGCCAAGAATGATCGCCACCCTAGATTCGTTCCGCGACACGCTTCAAGATCTGGGCGGCGGTCTGGGCGTTACCGATGCGGTCTCGGGGCCGGTGGTGCTGGACTTGAAATAG
- a CDS encoding DUF1254 domain-containing protein translates to MGVAIATGLLAGCNKPADPVTQAAKKDAAAGVPAPGIAEVKAIAEEAFIYGLPIVMNYAVMYEYVIDKNSGQWKAPFNQIHNEARVFTYQDTAIVTPNSDTPYSLLWMDLRAEPLVLSVPAVDKNRYYSVMLNDGNTFNYGYIGSRATGNDAGDYLVVGPNWKGETPAGIKKVFRSTTDFSLAAYRTQLIDPKDMPNVEKVQAGYTVQPLSAYLKQPAPPAAPAIDFPKIDKEMVKTNFFDYLDFALQFAPAGPEEEAIRAKLASIGIGPGKKFNFKDLSLEHKAAILLAMKEGDSKIEKYLEAGQKDINGWKVGSLFGDRAFYNGDWLKRAAAAKGGIYGNDAVEAMYPLTKTLANGEVLDGSKHKYTLTFAKDQFPPVDAFWSVTMYDGKTQFLIKNPIDRYLINSPMLPAMKKNADGSLTLYVQKESPGKDRESNWLPAPDGPIYLVMRLYWPKTEPPSILPPGAGTWNPPELKRVGT, encoded by the coding sequence ATGGGCGTCGCCATCGCCACCGGGCTGCTGGCCGGCTGCAACAAACCCGCCGACCCCGTCACGCAAGCGGCGAAGAAGGACGCGGCCGCCGGCGTACCTGCGCCTGGCATCGCGGAGGTCAAGGCCATCGCTGAGGAAGCTTTCATCTACGGCCTGCCGATCGTGATGAACTACGCGGTCATGTATGAGTATGTGATCGACAAGAACTCGGGCCAGTGGAAAGCGCCGTTCAACCAGATCCACAACGAGGCCCGCGTCTTCACCTACCAGGACACGGCAATCGTGACGCCCAACAGTGACACGCCCTACTCCTTGCTGTGGATGGACCTGCGCGCCGAGCCGCTGGTGCTCTCGGTACCGGCGGTGGACAAGAACCGCTACTACTCGGTGATGCTGAACGACGGCAACACCTTCAACTACGGCTACATCGGCAGCCGCGCCACCGGCAATGACGCCGGCGACTACCTGGTCGTCGGGCCGAATTGGAAGGGTGAAACACCGGCGGGCATCAAGAAGGTGTTCCGCTCGACCACCGATTTCTCCCTCGCCGCGTACCGCACGCAACTCATCGACCCCAAAGACATGCCCAACGTCGAGAAGGTGCAGGCAGGCTACACGGTTCAGCCGCTGTCGGCGTATCTCAAGCAACCCGCTCCTCCAGCGGCGCCGGCGATAGATTTCCCGAAGATCGACAAGGAGATGGTCAAGACCAACTTCTTCGATTACCTGGACTTTGCGTTGCAATTCGCGCCGGCCGGGCCCGAGGAAGAAGCGATCCGCGCCAAGCTCGCCAGCATCGGCATCGGCCCCGGCAAGAAGTTCAACTTCAAAGACCTTTCGCTTGAGCACAAGGCCGCCATCCTGCTGGCGATGAAGGAAGGCGACAGCAAGATCGAGAAGTATCTGGAGGCCGGGCAGAAGGACATCAACGGCTGGAAGGTCGGCTCGCTGTTCGGCGACCGCGCGTTCTACAACGGCGACTGGCTGAAGCGCGCCGCGGCCGCCAAGGGCGGCATCTATGGCAACGATGCCGTCGAAGCCATGTATCCTCTCACCAAGACGCTGGCGAACGGCGAAGTGCTCGACGGCAGCAAGCACAAGTACACGCTGACGTTTGCCAAGGACCAGTTCCCGCCCGTCGACGCCTTCTGGTCAGTGACGATGTACGACGGGAAGACCCAGTTCCTGATCAAGAACCCGATCGACCGCTACCTGATCAACTCGCCGATGCTGCCAGCGATGAAGAAGAACGCGGACGGCTCGCTCACTCTCTATGTCCAGAAGGAGTCGCCCGGAAAGGACAGGGAGTCGAACTGGCTGCCCGCGCCGGACGGCCCCATCTACCTGGTGATGCGCCTTTATTGGCCGAAGACCGAGCCGCCATCGATCCTGCCACCTGGCGCGGGCACGTGGAACCCGCCCGAGTTGAAGCGGGTGGGAACATAG
- a CDS encoding lipid-binding SYLF domain-containing protein: MQAIPSYRCFSVLAIVASFLTPARERTSLEVVRGWICALAGALGIVLASTPAAAQGHPELEANARAALSSLEAQDPLAAALARRAVAVLVFPEVTKAGFLIGGEYGNGIMFRGERFAGHYNTAGVSYGLQAGAQTFGYALFFMNERALQSLDDAGGLQVGVGPSVVVLDQGKAKSLTSEMLTSDAYAFVFGQQGLMAGVGLEGTKITKLGQ; this comes from the coding sequence ATGCAAGCGATTCCGAGTTATCGATGTTTCTCCGTCCTCGCGATCGTGGCGAGCTTTCTGACACCAGCCCGTGAGCGAACGTCGCTCGAGGTCGTTCGGGGGTGGATTTGTGCACTCGCCGGAGCGCTGGGGATCGTTCTTGCCTCCACACCGGCCGCGGCGCAGGGCCATCCCGAACTGGAAGCCAACGCGCGCGCGGCCCTGAGCAGCCTCGAGGCGCAAGATCCCCTCGCTGCCGCGCTCGCAAGGCGCGCGGTCGCCGTCTTGGTGTTTCCGGAGGTAACGAAGGCGGGGTTCCTGATCGGCGGTGAATACGGCAACGGCATCATGTTCCGGGGCGAACGCTTCGCCGGGCACTACAACACCGCCGGCGTATCGTACGGACTGCAGGCGGGCGCGCAGACCTTCGGCTACGCGTTGTTCTTCATGAACGAGCGGGCCTTGCAGTCTTTGGATGACGCGGGCGGTTTGCAGGTCGGCGTCGGCCCGAGTGTCGTCGTTCTGGATCAGGGCAAGGCCAAGTCACTTACATCGGAGATGCTGACCAGCGACGCGTATGCCTTCGTCTTCGGTCAGCAAGGACTGATGGCGGGTGTCGGTCTGGAGGGCACCAAGATCACCAAGCTTGGCCAGTAA